In Nitrospirota bacterium, the genomic window GAAAAATGGTAAATTACGGCCCGTAAATCAACCTGCTAATCAGTCAGTTACAGCATCTCTTCCAGATCTATCTTCTTTCGCCTGGTGATGAGCCTGAGTTTGTTCAGGGCCTGGGTTTCGATCTGGCGTACGCGCTCCCGGGTGATCCCGAACTCCTTGCCGATGCTGTCCAGCGTCTTGGGCTCCCCGTCTACAAGCCCGAACCGCATTTCGATCACCTTCCGCTCGCTGACGGAAAGCTGCTGCAGCCACTCATCGATATGCTCCCGCCTGCGGATCTCGTCCGAAACGGTGGCCGGAGACAGGGCATTGTTGTCCTGAAGGATGTCCTTCAGGGTGTCTTCTTCCTGGTCGCCGATCAGCATGTCGAGCGAGTACGTTTCCCGCACCACCTGGGAAATGCTCCGCACTTTTTCAACGGTGACCTTCATTTTTTTCGCTATTTCCTCAATGGAAGGATCGCGCCCAAGTGACTGGGTCAGCTGCCGGGAGGCCCGCATGTAGGAGTTGACGATCTCGGCGATGTGGACAGGAAGGCGGATCGTGCGCGTTTGATTCACGATGGCCCGTTCGATGGACTGCTTGATCCACCAGGAAGCATAGGTGCTGAACTTGAAACCGCGTTCATACTGGAACTTCTCAACGGCCCTGATCAGCCCCAGGTTGCCTTCTTCGATGATGTCGGAGAACTGGAGGCCCCGATTGATATACTTCTTGCCGATCGCCACGACGAGCCGCAGATTCGACTCGATCATCCTGGCCCTGGCCTCCTGGTCGCCCTTTTCGATGAGCTTGGCCAGTTCCTGCTCCTGTTCGAAGGTAAGGAGCGGCGTCTTCCTGATTTCCTTGAGGTAATACTTGATGGCATCGAGGCCGCGCTGAGACGAGCTGTCTTCGACCGGCTCGGCGGCCTCGTTCGCGCTTGGCTTTTCAGCTTCCCCTTTGTCCTCGAGTTCCTCCCGGTAGGACTCTGCGTCCATCAGGTCGT contains:
- a CDS encoding sigma-70 family RNA polymerase sigma factor — encoded protein: MGERERPVDDLMDAESYREELEDKGEAEKPSANEAAEPVEDSSSQRGLDAIKYYLKEIRKTPLLTFEQEQELAKLIEKGDQEARARMIESNLRLVVAIGKKYINRGLQFSDIIEEGNLGLIRAVEKFQYERGFKFSTYASWWIKQSIERAIVNQTRTIRLPVHIAEIVNSYMRASRQLTQSLGRDPSIEEIAKKMKVTVEKVRSISQVVRETYSLDMLIGDQEEDTLKDILQDNNALSPATVSDEIRRREHIDEWLQQLSVSERKVIEMRFGLVDGEPKTLDSIGKEFGITRERVRQIETQALNKLRLITRRKKIDLEEML